The Halorubrum sp. BV1 genome contains the following window.
TTCGCCTTGTGGATGGCCCCGGCCTCGACGCGGTCGTGGCTCGGCGTCTCCATCCCGCCGGACTGGAACGGGTCGTGTCGGACGTCGCCGAGCAGCGCGCCGGCGTGTGCGCCCGTCGCGTCGCGGAACGGCGCGGTCTGCGTGTCGCCGTTGTTGACGAGCAGGTTCGGGATCATCGCGTCGGAGCCGCGGTTCAGGTAGCGGAAGACGAGGTAGACGACTCCGGCGGCGATGATGCCGACGAGGATCTGGCCGACGATGATGAGCGCGTAGCCCAACACGACGGCGATGATGATCCACATGAGAAGCGACCGCATCTGGTTGCGCTTTCGCGCCTCCTCGCGGTGTGCCTCCACGATCTGATCGCCTTTACCGGCCGGCACCGTCCGGATTTTCGGCTTGTTCCCGTCTTCGGGGTTGTGGTAGACCAAGACGTCCTGTAGCTCCTCTTTCGGGAGCAGCTCGGACATCGCCTTCGCGAGCATCGACTTCCCCGTCCCGGGCGAGCCGATCATCATCACGTGGCGGCGCTGTTTGGCCGCCTTGATGATCACGTCGCGGGCGTGCTCCTGCCCGATCACCTGATCGACGAGGCGGTCTGGTATCTCGAGTTCCGCCGTCGTGTCGATCTTGAGCCCGCCCAGCAGGTCGTCTTCGTCGGGATCGTCGTCGATCTCTGCCCCCTCGACCTCGACCGTGCTGCCGAGTTCATCGATCCCGCCCTCGGTCGGTTCGGCGTCGTCGCTGGTGGCCCCGTGTGATTCCTCTCGTCCCGCCCCGACGCCGTCGGTGCTCGGATCGTCTTCGATGACGACCGTGTCGTCCCAGACCTCCTCCGAGTCTTCACCGCCGGAGTCGTCGCTCGCCGACTCGGCGGAGCCGTCGGGCGCTGACCCGGAGTCACCGGGGTTCCGCGGGGCGTCGTCTCCGTTCCCCGCCGGCTCGGAGGGCGCGGAATCGACGTCGTCCCGCCCCTCGTCGGTCCCGGTTGCCGGGTCGTTCGTGTCCTTTTCGTTGCTCATAGAATCGGGTGTCGCTACGAAAATGGAAGGGTCGGCAACTGATATACTTTCTCCCCGGCGGTCGGTCGGATCGAATCGACAGATCGCCACGTAGGTGCGTTTTAGGCCCCGAAAACGCGCGTGGCGAGGTCTCACGAGGTTTATAAATGAGGCCCGCGGTATGTCGATCCATGCGCGGGTTCTACATCGGGCGGTACCAGCCGTTTCACGACGGTCACCACCACATGGTCGAGGAGATCGCGGCGGAGGTCGACGAGCTCGTCTTAGGGATCGGATCCGCCGGCGACTCTCACACCACCAGGAACCCGTTCACCGCCGGCGAGCGCGTGATGATGGTGACGAAGGCCGTCGAGGACCTCCCCGTCACGACCTACGTCGTCCCCATCGAGGACCTCGATCGCAACTCCGTGTGGGTGAGCCACGTCCAGAGCATGACCCCGCGGTTCGACGTGGCCTACTCGAACAACCCGCTCGTCGTCCGGCTGTTCGAGGAGGCCGGCGTCGAGGTGCGCCAGTCGCCGATGTTCCGTCGCGACGTGCTGGAGGGGACCGAACTCCGCGAACGCATGATCCACGGGCGCGACTGGGAGAGGCTCGTCCCCCAGTCCGTCGTCAGCGTCATCGAAGAGATCGGCGGGGTCCAGCGGATTCGTCGGATCGCAGAGACGGACTCGAACGGCGCGGACCCATCAGACGAGTGACGAGCCGCCCGAGAGTCCTCGCCGACGCGGCACAGACGGCTCTTCGACGCGTCGCGGACGACCTCCTCGACGCGCACAGACGGCTCTTCGACGCGTCGCGGACGTCCGACCGGCCGCCGCTCCCGCCTGTTTTATAGTTTGCCGACCACCGGATCGGGTATGATCACGCTCACCTCTGATTTCGGCTCGCCGTACCCCGCCGCGATGAAAGGAGTGATCCGCCGGCACACGGACGCCGAACTGATCGACGTCGGCCACGACCTGCCCCGCGGTGATCCGCGTGCGGCCGCCTTCTGGCTCCGCTTCGTCCTCCCGGAGTTCCCGCCCGCGGTTCACTGCGCCGTGATCGATCCCGGCGTGGGGACGGGCCGCGACGCGCTCGTTATCAGGGCCGGCTCACACGTCGTCGTCGCTCCCGACAACGGGCTCGCGATGCCGCCCGCGCGGGCGCTGGCGACCGACGAGACGGACGTCGACGTCTGGGCGATCGACGCCGCCGACCCGGCGAGTGCGACGTTCCACGGGCGCGACGTGTTCGCTCCGACCGCGGCGCGCGTCCACGAGGCGGTCGCCGGCGAGTCCGGGGTGCGTCTCGACGAGGCGAGCCCCTCCGATGTCGCCGACGC
Protein-coding sequences here:
- a CDS encoding nicotinamide-nucleotide adenylyltransferase; the protein is MRGFYIGRYQPFHDGHHHMVEEIAAEVDELVLGIGSAGDSHTTRNPFTAGERVMMVTKAVEDLPVTTYVVPIEDLDRNSVWVSHVQSMTPRFDVAYSNNPLVVRLFEEAGVEVRQSPMFRRDVLEGTELRERMIHGRDWERLVPQSVVSVIEEIGGVQRIRRIAETDSNGADPSDE
- a CDS encoding S-adenosyl-l-methionine hydroxide adenosyltransferase family protein, whose translation is MITLTSDFGSPYPAAMKGVIRRHTDAELIDVGHDLPRGDPRAAAFWLRFVLPEFPPAVHCAVIDPGVGTGRDALVIRAGSHVVVAPDNGLAMPPARALATDETDVDVWAIDAADPASATFHGRDVFAPTAARVHEAVAGESGVRLDEASPSDVADALAEMDDLSPASDPVDLVFPDPTVERDDSGGVAAVDGEVLAIDRFGNVITNVPGELLDDRDWVRVDGDLTPVVETFGAVDPGERLVTVGSHGHVECDVNDGRGDGAFDMRPGDSVRFVADNVSL